The following nucleotide sequence is from Prosthecobacter sp..
TGCATAAGGAGCCGTCTTGCTCACGCGGTCTGAATCGTAGAACTCAGCACCACCACGCACTGACCCAGACATGCGCTCACTCCAGGCGTGATCGACTCCGAGCAAGGCAAACTGGGAGGTGTAGTTCTTGTCCGCTCGCGTGGCATAAGTGGCCATGCGATAGCGATATTCCGCCGTCAGACTCGTGCGTTTGGAAATAGCATAAGCGAACTGCTGGGCGAACAGATGCGTGTAGCGATCCTCAGGATCGGCCACCAAATCGTCCTGGTAGCCGATGCCATCAAGCGTATACGAGGTTGTGGTGGAGAGGCGTGGAGACCAAGCATAGCTGACGTTGAAATTGTTGTAGCCATACAGGTACTGTCCGTTCCAAAGCGTCGTGGACGCACCATACCCAAAAGCCGTGCCAGGATCCACGCCGTAGGTGGCATAGAAGTTATTGCTGATCTTGAGACGCTCAGAGAACCGGTGCTCAAAATTGAAGGTTCCACGGGCATTGTAAAATGTGCCGCCAAAGCGTGGCACGCCGTCAATGTAATGGATGACACTGGTGTCGAGATTAAAACTCCAAGGTGTCGTGCGGTCAGGATTCGTATAAGCCGCTCCCACGCCACCCTGCACATACCAAGACTCAATGTCTTGCACGAGCGGAGAATTCACTCTGTATTTGAGGAAGTCATATCCACCCTGCCCTGTGAATGAAAATGTGAGCGGCTGTTCAGTCTTGAAATCCGCCGAGTAGTTCTGAATCGCCACCAACCCCTGGCCCCTAAGTGCGGCAGGGCTGAGCACAGCGGCTGCCAGAATCAGCATTGCAAATCGGAAGTTCATGGTGGTGAAGATCGGCGGTGGGTATGAGGAACAGTGGAGGAATTACCCCGCAGTTTCGTCATGGAGTGGCTGCAGCCGGCGACACCGGATCACAGCAGCAGCGGTAGGTGGGATCACACGGAAGCGGACCAGAGGAAGGTGGCTGGATGAGGTACACACCTCGGATGCTGGCCGGGATGAAGAAATCCTCTTCCTGAACCGGAATAACAGGATTTTTGCTTGGGTTTTTGTCCGCGACAGTCACTGGACGCACAACCTCATCGACAGGAGCCACGGCTGCCAGTCCTGGAACCACCGAGATTGCAGCCTCGTTGATAACCGCAGCCATTTTGGGTGCCACTGAAACAGCGGTTTGAACGATCTGACCCGCAAGCGTCGCATCTGCCTTGGAGGCAGTGATTGCCGCTTTCACGATGTCAGCCGCGCAGCCTTCGTTAATAACAAGAGCGTCTTCGACGACCATTAGGACCTTGGAGGGGTCTTTTTCGACAGCGACCCGGACGTCGTTGGAGATTTCCGTGCAGTTGCCCGTTGATTGCGCCGTGCCAACGGGGGCAAAGGCAAGCATAAACATGCAGGTAAAAGCACTCGCAATGCGAGAAATGAATACAGCTTTCATAAGCGGCTTTGAATTTTAGATTTACAGGAATGAACGTGTTCTCAGAGCGGGTAGTGGGAATCGAACCCACATGGCCAGCGTGGAAGGCTGGAACTTTACCATTAAGCTATACCCGCAATTAATGTTATAGTAACACGTAACATCCTGCTGCCGCAAGATATTTTTAGAATTAACAGGAAGTTTTTGAAATTTCAGAATGACTGATGGATTCAGAACTCGGAATTTTCAGATCCTTCGCTTTTTAACTCTATCTGGTTAATTAGCACGCCTGAGCGAGCTGGCAAGTGTCGTCATGAGGGGATTTTCCGAACCCATTCACGCGCCCCCTCTTCGTATGCCATTCATTTGTAATTACTTAAGCTGCTTCACTGTAGCTTTGACAGGCTCATAATCCTCGCCATTCAGGCTCCGAACCACGTTTTCGAGCCAATCTTCGAGGCTTTTCTGCATTTCAGGCACCCGCTCCGGCTGCTCAGCCAAAAGAACGGTGCTTTCGTCGGGGTCATTCGCAAGGTTGTAGAGTTCCCAACTCAGTTCATGAGTCTGCTTGTTCTCGATACGGTGCAGTTTCCAAGGCCAATCAAGCCAGGCGGCATGGCCGGGAAAAGTGTTCAGCGGGACAGGATCGCCGATTTTCCCAGCATCTGGGCGGACACGTGCTGGATCGTTGGGCTCCTCACCCCGGGATTGAGCGGCAAGAAGCTCGTCCATCCAAGCCTTGGAAGGCGTGCCAATGCCTTTGGTGCCCGATTCCCAAAAACCGATCGGACGACTGCGCTGCTGCTCCTGACCTGTCAGTAGCGGCATGAGGTCGATGCCATCCAACAGCGGCTGCCTTTCTATGGCCACTCCAGTGATTCCAAGTACGGTGGGATAGATGTCGGAAGTGACACAAGGGGCTTTGATGACTTTGGGTTCACGAAAGGCAGCCGGCCATTCAAGCAAAGCGGGAACTGCAAGGCCCCCCTCGTAGATCTGTCCTTTGAAACCGCGACGCCCACCAGCAGATCCCACCTTCGGCAATGCACCATTGTCGCTGCAATACCACAACAGTGTGTCTTCACGCAGATCGAGTTCACGCAGCTCGGTCCTCAATCTGCCAAAGGCGCGATCCATGGCCGTGATCTCGCCATAGAAGTTCTGCTGTTTCTCGGGAAGTCCCGCATAGTGCGCCTTGTCTGCTTCCAAAGCCTGATGCGGATCATGCGGCGACCCAAACCAGACCACGGCGAGAAAACGCTGCTTCTGACCCGCACAGCGACGGATGAATTTCAATGCTTCCTCCACGGTGACGTCGGAGCTGTCGCCTTTGAACGGCACCGCCCTGCCCTCCACGCTGAGCACCGGATCAAGGTCGAAAAAATTGGGAGAGGAAACCCATTCATCGAATCCGCTGGCTCCAGGGCTGACCGGACTGGCTTTTTGCACGGAACCCAGGTGCCATTTGCCGAAATGCCCCGTCGCATAACCCGCTGTCTTCAGCGCCTCCGCGATCGTGGTCTCCTGTGGCCGCAATGAATGCCCCCAGGAGAAGCAGCCGAAGCGATTTGGCGTGCGTCCTGTCATCACGCTTCCACGCGTCGGTGAGCAAACCGGTGCCGCGGCGTGAAACTGGTCAAATCGGATGCCCTCTTTTGCCATCGCATCAAAATTCGGCGTCTTGAGATGCGGATGACCGTTGTAAGCCATGTCACCCCAACCTTGATCATCCGCCATCACGAGCACGATGTTCGGCGCACCGGCCGCGGCGGCATGACAAGTGACTAAGAGCCAAAAACAGCCGCCCCAGATCAAAAAACATTTCATGACCAGATGATAACCAGGGTCCCGGTCGCTCTGAAATCAAAAAATCAAAGCCACTTCACTTCATGGGAAAGCATCGTGTCATCATCAAACACGAAGCGCCCCATGAAACGGCGGCGTTCCACCAGCGTCTGCGCGAGCCAGTGAATGTCATCGGCCCACATTTGATCAAAAGGCAGGACATCAAGCGAAGTCCAGAGCGGCACGGCCTCGGGAGTTTCAATTGCCTCGCCTTCATGCTCGGTGGCGACGAAGACATCGACGTGCATGCACAGGCCATCGACAAACTGAAACCAAAGCTCGCCATGGTGAACCGGGTTCAGGGCGGTGACGCCGAGTTCCTCCTGTGTTTCGCGAACGGCGCATTCGGTGGAAGTTTCGCCGGGATCGATCTTGCCTCCGGGCCCGTTGATCTTGCCGGCACCGAGCCCGCGTTTTTTGCGGATGAGCAGCACTTCACGCTTTGCCTCGTCGATGACGAACATCAGCGTCGCACGAACCCCGGGCTGCCAGTTGTGCCAGTCGATGATCACCGTGGTTCAGCGTTTTTTCCACGGCAGGGCGCGCAGCCAGCGTTTGCCGCTCTTGATGTCCATCGACTGCGCGAGGATCTCGGTGTCTCCAGCGTCGAAGTCCTCCGCACGCGGCAGGCCTGCGGGCAGATCCATCGCCGGTTCGGGCACTGGCAGAGACTCCGGCAAAGGCGCGACAACAGGCTTTTGATTGAGCGGCACCACGGAATTAAGCGGCACCACCAGACCGCCGGAGATGATCATCTTCATCGCCTCTTCGATGGTGATCGGCGCATCGCTGACCTTGTCAGAGTCAACGACGAGCAAAAAGCCCGTCATCGGGCTGGGCGCGGTGGGCAGCAGCACGCAGGTCATCGCCTTGCCGTTCTGCGGATCGCAGTACTGGCCGGTGGCAAAGCCGATCATGCGCATCCCGGGCACGGGATAGTCGATGTAAACGACGCGCTTGAAGCTCTGCTTGGCGCCACCGAGACCGCGAAAGGCGTCGATCACCTGCTTGAGCGGCCTGTAGATGACCGCCACCAGCGGGATGCGCAGCAGCAATTTATCAACGACGGTGACGAAGTGGACGCCGATGACGTTGGTGGCCATGAAGCCGAGGCCCAGAATGGCCAGCAGCGAAAACAGGAAGCCGATGAAGTTGGTGACGTTTTCGAGCTTCGGATCCTCGATGTTCAAGACTGTTTCCTCGGAGAGTTCGTTGACGAGGCTCACCACCTGGGCCAGCAGCGGTTTGCTCCAGCCGTGCAGCAGGTCGTAGATCGAGAACAGAATCCAGAAGGTGATGATCAACGGCAGCGCCAGCGCGAGCCCGGCCAGGAACTTGTTGCGCAGCCAGACGCCCCAGCCTTTTGGCGCAGGTGCCTCGGGCATTGGAATTGGGCTGGGTGTTTCGAGTGCCATGTCAATAAGCTTCAGTGCGTGGATGAGAACGCACGGTGACCGCTTTGTTCAGCATTATTCTGCGGTCATGCCTAATTACGCGCCCACCAGCATTCTGGCCGGGTTCTCGATGCAGTCCTTCACGCGGATGAGGAAAGTGACGGCCTCCTTGCCATCGACGACACGGTGGTCGTAGCTGAGAGCGAGATACATCATCGGGCGGATAACGACCTGGCCATCCACCGCCACAGGGCGCTGCTGAATGCTGTGCATGCCAAGAATCGCGCTTTGCGGCGGATTGAGGATCGGTGTGCTGAGCAGGGAGCCATAAACGCCGCCATTGGAGATCGTGAAAACGCCGCCGGTGAGGTCACTGACCTGAATTTTGCCTTCCTTGGCCTTCGCGGCGTAGCCGAGAATGTCTTTTTCGAGATCAGCGAAGCTCTTCTGATCCGCATCACGCAGCACGGGCACGATCAAACCACGCTCGGTGCCGACGGCG
It contains:
- a CDS encoding outer membrane beta-barrel protein; translated protein: MNFRFAMLILAAAVLSPAALRGQGLVAIQNYSADFKTEQPLTFSFTGQGGYDFLKYRVNSPLVQDIESWYVQGGVGAAYTNPDRTTPWSFNLDTSVIHYIDGVPRFGGTFYNARGTFNFEHRFSERLKISNNFYATYGVDPGTAFGYGASTTLWNGQYLYGYNNFNVSYAWSPRLSTTTSYTLDGIGYQDDLVADPEDRYTHLFAQQFAYAISKRTSLTAEYRYRMATYATRADKNYTSQFALLGVDHAWSERMSGSVRGGAEFYDSDRVSKTAPYAEAALNYAVARQTMVRWFAALGFNGAELAAFNSRYGLNTGLQISHYFTKRLSANASASYAFSQFDNGTTGTDVNEHSALLSTGIGYQLLENLNLNANYSFSTLQSDDALREFDRHRVSLGATATF
- a CDS encoding sulfatase-like hydrolase/transferase is translated as MKCFLIWGGCFWLLVTCHAAAAGAPNIVLVMADDQGWGDMAYNGHPHLKTPNFDAMAKEGIRFDQFHAAAPVCSPTRGSVMTGRTPNRFGCFSWGHSLRPQETTIAEALKTAGYATGHFGKWHLGSVQKASPVSPGASGFDEWVSSPNFFDLDPVLSVEGRAVPFKGDSSDVTVEEALKFIRRCAGQKQRFLAVVWFGSPHDPHQALEADKAHYAGLPEKQQNFYGEITAMDRAFGRLRTELRELDLREDTLLWYCSDNGALPKVGSAGGRRGFKGQIYEGGLAVPALLEWPAAFREPKVIKAPCVTSDIYPTVLGITGVAIERQPLLDGIDLMPLLTGQEQQRSRPIGFWESGTKGIGTPSKAWMDELLAAQSRGEEPNDPARVRPDAGKIGDPVPLNTFPGHAAWLDWPWKLHRIENKQTHELSWELYNLANDPDESTVLLAEQPERVPEMQKSLEDWLENVVRSLNGEDYEPVKATVKQLK
- a CDS encoding 8-oxo-dGTP diphosphatase is translated as MIIDWHNWQPGVRATLMFVIDEAKREVLLIRKKRGLGAGKINGPGGKIDPGETSTECAVRETQEELGVTALNPVHHGELWFQFVDGLCMHVDVFVATEHEGEAIETPEAVPLWTSLDVLPFDQMWADDIHWLAQTLVERRRFMGRFVFDDDTMLSHEVKWL
- a CDS encoding DUF502 domain-containing protein, whose product is MPEAPAPKGWGVWLRNKFLAGLALALPLIITFWILFSIYDLLHGWSKPLLAQVVSLVNELSEETVLNIEDPKLENVTNFIGFLFSLLAILGLGFMATNVIGVHFVTVVDKLLLRIPLVAVIYRPLKQVIDAFRGLGGAKQSFKRVVYIDYPVPGMRMIGFATGQYCDPQNGKAMTCVLLPTAPSPMTGFLLVVDSDKVSDAPITIEEAMKMIISGGLVVPLNSVVPLNQKPVVAPLPESLPVPEPAMDLPAGLPRAEDFDAGDTEILAQSMDIKSGKRWLRALPWKKR